From a single Sinomonas atrocyanea genomic region:
- a CDS encoding WXG100 family type VII secretion target: MAIMKVDTEAISSSAQAVLATSERVRAEVQSMRNNLENLRASWEGHASNSFQALVADWARTQAQVEASLGQIGAALRSAGSAYGDIEASNAQRFAG, translated from the coding sequence ATGGCAATCATGAAGGTGGACACCGAGGCCATCAGCTCGAGTGCCCAGGCGGTACTCGCGACCTCCGAGCGCGTACGGGCGGAGGTGCAGTCGATGCGGAACAACCTCGAGAACCTGCGCGCCAGCTGGGAGGGCCATGCCTCCAACAGCTTCCAGGCCCTCGTCGCCGACTGGGCCCGGACCCAGGCACAGGTCGAGGCCTCGCTCGGCCAGATCGGCGCCGCCCTGCGCAGCGCAGGCAGCGCGTACGGCGACATCGAGGCGAGCAACGCCCAGCGCTTCGCCGGCTGA
- a CDS encoding sensor histidine kinase translates to MLAAWKRASLRTQLVAIMMVLLTGAIFLTAAATVTQLRTYLVGQLDARLDNASEFARNNQDIDLLTTANPMIPQDYVLVIYPQGGTPSFYYSPDQSIGRPDIPSITPDEARAMQQHGEIREVRGTVSSVDWRYTAIPVRIVASNTPATIVIALPLTEVEDAIQHTLGLTAGVGIVTLALVFAIATWTVTRAFRPLRRVEKTAAAIAAGDLSQRVDEEAPGTELGRLSTSLNAMLAHIEVAFQARMASEARMRRFISDASHELRTPLVTIRGFSELYRHGALAKPEDVATAMGRIESEAKRMGAMVEDLLTLARLDEQRPLTLKPLDLLPIGHDAVVDMRATAPDRTVRLVGLDRDTPAPAPTLGDEARIRQVVGNIVGNALQYTPPGSPLEVAVGTRGAGPQAVAVLELRDHGPGIGEKDAAKIFERFYRADSSRTRDTGGTGLGLAIVAAIVGSHHGTVRHHDTPGGGSTFVIELPYVVLPERPAEPPSGADRAGAAGSEPTTAGGGAGGHLPR, encoded by the coding sequence GTGCTGGCTGCCTGGAAGCGGGCGTCGCTGCGCACGCAGCTCGTCGCGATCATGATGGTGCTGCTCACGGGCGCCATCTTCCTGACGGCGGCAGCCACCGTGACCCAGCTGCGCACCTACCTCGTGGGGCAGCTCGACGCCCGCCTCGACAACGCTTCCGAGTTCGCTAGGAACAACCAGGACATCGACCTGCTGACCACGGCCAACCCGATGATCCCGCAGGACTACGTCCTGGTGATCTACCCGCAGGGCGGCACGCCGAGCTTCTACTACTCGCCCGACCAGTCGATCGGGCGCCCGGACATCCCCTCGATCACCCCTGACGAGGCGCGCGCCATGCAGCAGCACGGCGAGATCCGCGAGGTCCGCGGCACCGTCAGCTCCGTCGACTGGCGCTATACCGCGATCCCCGTGCGCATCGTGGCCTCCAACACGCCGGCGACGATCGTCATCGCCCTGCCGCTCACCGAAGTCGAGGACGCGATCCAGCACACCCTCGGGCTCACGGCCGGGGTGGGGATCGTGACCCTCGCCCTCGTCTTCGCGATCGCCACCTGGACGGTCACCCGCGCCTTCCGGCCCCTGCGGCGCGTGGAGAAGACGGCGGCCGCGATCGCCGCGGGGGACCTCTCCCAGCGCGTCGACGAGGAGGCGCCCGGCACCGAGCTCGGGCGCCTGTCCACCTCCCTGAATGCGATGCTCGCCCACATCGAGGTCGCCTTCCAGGCGCGCATGGCCTCGGAGGCGCGGATGCGCCGCTTCATCTCCGACGCCTCCCATGAGCTGCGGACCCCGCTCGTGACGATCCGGGGCTTCTCAGAGCTCTACCGCCACGGCGCCCTGGCCAAGCCCGAGGACGTCGCGACGGCGATGGGCCGGATCGAGAGCGAGGCCAAGCGCATGGGCGCCATGGTCGAGGACCTCCTGACCCTCGCACGCCTCGACGAGCAGCGGCCCCTCACGCTCAAGCCGCTGGACCTCCTGCCGATCGGCCACGACGCGGTGGTGGACATGCGGGCCACGGCGCCCGACCGCACCGTGCGCCTCGTGGGGCTCGACAGGGACACCCCGGCCCCCGCACCCACCCTCGGGGACGAGGCGAGGATCCGCCAGGTCGTGGGGAACATCGTGGGCAATGCGCTGCAGTACACGCCGCCCGGCTCGCCGCTCGAGGTGGCGGTGGGGACGCGCGGCGCCGGGCCGCAGGCCGTGGCGGTCCTCGAGCTGCGCGACCACGGGCCCGGGATCGGGGAGAAGGACGCGGCGAAGATCTTCGAGCGCTTCTACCGCGCGGACTCGTCCCGGACCAGGGACACCGGCGGCACGGGCCTCGGCCTGGCGATCGTGGCCGCGATCGTCGGCTCCCACCACGGCACCGTCCGGCACCACGACACCCCCGGCGGCGGCTCCACCTTCGTCATCGAGCTGCCGTACGTCGTCCTGCCGGAACGGCCCGCGGAGCCCCCGTCCGGTGCTGACCGGGCCGGCGCGGCGGGCTCCGAGCCCACGACGGCGGGCGGCGGCGCCGGCGGCCACCTCCCCCGCTGA
- a CDS encoding response regulator transcription factor: protein MKKTEHEAKLLVVDDEPNIRELLSTSLRFAGFEVVAAGNGREALAAAEAQSPDLVVLDVMLPDMDGFTVTRKLRAAGRHVPVLFLTAKDETEDKVQGLTVGGDDYVTKPFSLDEVVARIRAVLRRTQPVLDDDAVIRVDDLELDDDAHEVRRGGVSIDLSPTEFKLLRYLMLNPNRVLSKSQILDHVWEYDFNGDASIVESYISYLRRKVDVNGPGLIQTKRGVGYVLRTAEKR, encoded by the coding sequence GTGAAGAAGACCGAGCACGAAGCCAAGCTCCTCGTCGTCGACGACGAGCCGAACATCCGGGAACTCCTCTCGACCTCCCTGCGGTTCGCGGGATTCGAGGTCGTCGCTGCGGGCAACGGGCGCGAGGCCCTCGCCGCAGCCGAGGCGCAGTCCCCGGACCTCGTGGTCCTCGACGTCATGCTGCCGGACATGGACGGCTTCACGGTCACGCGCAAGCTCCGCGCCGCGGGCCGCCACGTGCCGGTCCTCTTCCTCACGGCCAAGGACGAGACCGAGGACAAGGTCCAGGGCCTCACCGTGGGCGGCGACGACTACGTGACCAAGCCGTTCAGCCTCGACGAGGTCGTGGCCCGCATCCGCGCCGTCCTGCGCCGGACCCAGCCCGTGCTGGACGACGACGCCGTGATCCGGGTGGACGACCTCGAGCTCGACGACGACGCGCACGAGGTCCGCCGGGGCGGGGTGAGCATCGACCTCTCCCCCACCGAGTTCAAGCTCCTGCGCTACCTGATGCTCAATCCCAACCGGGTGCTGTCCAAGTCCCAGATCCTCGACCACGTCTGGGAGTACGACTTCAACGGGGACGCCTCGATCGTCGAGTCCTACATCTCCTATCTGCGCCGCAAGGTCGACGTCAACGGCCCCGGCCTGATCCAGACCAAGCGCGGGGTGGGCTACGTGCTGCGGACGGCCGAGAAGCGCTGA
- a CDS encoding DNA repair helicase XPB — protein sequence MTDGPLIVQSDKTILLEVDHSQSTEARHAIAAFAELERAPEHVHTYRITPLGLWNARAAGLDAEQVLNTLLTYSRFPVPHALLIDIEETMSRYGRLRLEKDPVHGLVLRSEDFPVLEEVHRAKKIAPMLGPRIDPQTTVVHSSQRGALKQALLKIGWPAEDRAGYVDGTPHPIALTETVAAPSTPAEGGTHDGGDAPASSASPTARGGGWSLRPYQRVAAENFWAGGSGVVVLPCGAGKTLVGAAAMAQSSTTTLILVTNTVSARQWRDELLKRTTLTEEEIGEYSGAVKEVRPVTIATYQVLTSKRGGLYPHLELLDANDWGLIVYDEVHLLPAPIFRMTADLQARRRLGLTATLVREDGREGEVFSLIGPKRYDAPWKDIEAQGYIAPADCVEVRVDLPREERMAYAMADEADKYRLCAASETKTDVVERLVARHADEQLLVIGQFLDQLAEIGERIGAPVITGSTPVKERQRLFDAFRAGQERRLVVSKVANFSIDLPEASVAIQVSGSFGSRQEEAQRLGRLLRPKADGRAARFYALVARDTLDQDFAAKRQRFLAEQGYAYRILDAGEIPGS from the coding sequence GTGACCGACGGACCGCTCATCGTCCAGAGCGACAAGACCATCCTGCTCGAGGTGGACCACTCCCAGTCCACCGAGGCCCGCCACGCGATCGCCGCGTTCGCCGAGCTCGAGCGCGCGCCCGAGCACGTGCACACGTACCGGATCACGCCGCTCGGGCTGTGGAACGCCCGGGCCGCCGGGCTGGATGCCGAGCAGGTCCTCAACACGCTCCTGACGTACTCGCGCTTCCCCGTCCCGCACGCGCTCCTGATCGACATCGAGGAGACGATGTCCCGCTACGGGCGGCTGCGGCTCGAGAAGGACCCGGTCCACGGCCTCGTGCTCCGCTCCGAGGACTTCCCCGTGCTCGAGGAGGTCCACCGGGCCAAGAAGATCGCCCCCATGCTCGGCCCGCGCATCGATCCGCAGACCACCGTGGTCCACTCCTCCCAGCGCGGCGCGCTCAAGCAGGCCCTGCTCAAGATCGGCTGGCCCGCCGAGGACCGCGCGGGGTACGTGGACGGGACGCCGCACCCGATCGCCCTGACGGAGACGGTGGCCGCACCGAGCACCCCCGCGGAGGGCGGGACGCACGACGGCGGCGACGCGCCGGCGTCGTCCGCCTCGCCGACGGCCCGGGGCGGCGGCTGGTCCCTGCGGCCCTACCAGCGGGTGGCGGCGGAGAACTTCTGGGCGGGCGGCAGCGGCGTGGTGGTGCTCCCGTGCGGGGCAGGGAAGACCCTCGTGGGCGCGGCGGCGATGGCGCAGTCCTCCACGACCACGCTCATCCTCGTGACCAACACCGTCTCGGCCCGGCAGTGGCGCGACGAGCTGCTCAAGCGCACCACGCTGACCGAGGAGGAGATCGGCGAGTACTCCGGGGCCGTCAAGGAGGTCCGGCCGGTCACGATCGCGACCTACCAGGTCCTCACCTCCAAGCGCGGCGGCCTGTACCCGCACCTCGAACTGCTCGACGCGAACGACTGGGGCCTGATCGTCTACGACGAGGTGCACCTCCTGCCCGCGCCGATCTTCCGCATGACCGCGGACCTGCAGGCGCGGCGCCGGCTCGGGCTCACCGCCACGCTCGTGCGCGAGGACGGCCGCGAGGGCGAGGTCTTCTCGCTCATCGGGCCGAAGCGCTACGACGCGCCGTGGAAGGACATCGAGGCGCAGGGCTACATCGCCCCCGCGGACTGCGTCGAGGTCCGGGTGGACCTGCCGCGCGAGGAGCGGATGGCCTACGCGATGGCCGACGAGGCGGACAAGTACCGCCTCTGCGCCGCGAGCGAGACGAAGACGGACGTGGTCGAGCGGCTCGTGGCCCGGCACGCGGACGAGCAGCTGCTCGTGATCGGGCAGTTCCTCGACCAGCTCGCGGAGATCGGCGAGCGCATCGGCGCCCCCGTCATCACCGGGTCCACGCCCGTCAAGGAGCGCCAGCGGCTCTTCGATGCCTTCCGCGCCGGCCAGGAGCGCCGCCTCGTGGTCTCCAAGGTCGCGAACTTCTCCATCGACCTTCCGGAGGCGTCGGTCGCGATCCAGGTCTCGGGCTCGTTCGGGTCCCGGCAGGAGGAGGCGCAGCGCCTCGGGCGGCTCCTGCGGCCCAAGGCGGACGGGCGCGCGGCGCGGTTCTACGCCCTCGTCGCCCGCGACACCCTGGACCAGGACTTCGCGGCGAAGCGCCAGCGGTTCCTCGCCGAGCAGGGGTACGCGTACCGCATCCTCGACGCCGGGGAGATCCCCGGCAGCTGA
- a CDS encoding helicase-associated domain-containing protein: protein MSSIRALAEELSARGNDSLRRLFLARPDLIMPGVPDFAALAARACARVSLQRALEGLTKPELEVLEALVLTTNEDEGRSGSAVELRHAVGNATLGTLETILATLSQLALLYRADPPDTIHSASGSRRRYYQPVARVREVLGSYPAGLGRPYTDLATTSAVFAEQAARIVNANAALQPEGQQQPVEHHIAAAYALERWAALPESLDGAPPRTAEVLAKFAHWPVGAVPHAAARVRPGKKTDNPVDWLLTHGLLVALDDEHVELPRAAGLALRGGRIVPDLAMSPPPAALATTTAALRRNAALGAIGDVLRTVSALAVEAAERPIETLRSGGVGTREMRRLTATLRTDADAAVFALELAAASRVLSLDPDTSTWRATGAEAWLALSRPEQWLVLATVWLDTPRVASLAMSGEGSDQLAPLSGEGQRSDAPSVRRRILEVAAALSHESAQSNGRVPVVDAESIRTRIDWLQPRLARRLRGLLDAVLAEAALLGVTGSGALTGVGEAVLRDDFDAARASLAELLPAGVEKVLLQADLTAVAPGYLDPVLARRLALLADPEGRGPATIYRFSAGSLRRALDAGEDAASIHAFLTEHASTAVPQPLAYLIDDTAARHGRIRVGRAGSFIASDDEAALAGVLADPAARQLGLTQIAPTVLVSNASPQEVAGVLRELGLSPAVDASLDPVVRLRRAAGAGVLPVPAPRTPVPDQEAVEAQLAILRTQSPVGPAGDEAAPAMGIETLQKAIRLKRAVRLSIVDALGNSSIEELRPVSISAGRVRVFDPERETERVLSVHRIIDVELA, encoded by the coding sequence ATGTCATCGATCCGTGCACTCGCCGAGGAACTGTCGGCCCGCGGCAACGATTCCCTCCGCCGCCTGTTCCTGGCGCGCCCGGACCTGATCATGCCCGGCGTCCCCGACTTCGCAGCACTGGCGGCGCGCGCGTGTGCCCGCGTCAGCCTGCAGCGGGCCCTGGAGGGGCTCACCAAGCCGGAGCTCGAGGTCCTCGAGGCCCTCGTGCTCACCACGAACGAGGACGAGGGCCGCAGCGGCAGCGCCGTCGAGCTGCGCCACGCCGTCGGCAATGCGACGCTCGGAACGCTGGAGACCATCCTCGCCACCCTCTCCCAGCTCGCCCTCCTGTACCGGGCCGATCCGCCGGACACGATCCACTCGGCCTCCGGCAGCCGTCGCCGCTACTACCAGCCCGTGGCCCGCGTCCGCGAGGTCCTCGGCAGCTACCCCGCGGGGCTCGGGCGGCCGTACACGGACCTCGCCACGACGTCCGCAGTCTTCGCCGAGCAGGCCGCCCGCATCGTCAACGCCAACGCGGCCCTGCAGCCGGAGGGCCAGCAGCAGCCCGTCGAGCACCACATCGCGGCGGCCTACGCGCTCGAGCGGTGGGCGGCGCTGCCCGAGTCGCTCGACGGCGCCCCGCCGCGCACCGCCGAAGTCCTGGCCAAGTTTGCCCATTGGCCGGTCGGCGCCGTCCCCCACGCCGCTGCCCGGGTGCGGCCCGGGAAGAAGACGGACAACCCGGTCGACTGGCTCCTGACCCACGGGCTCCTCGTGGCCCTGGACGACGAGCATGTGGAGCTCCCGCGCGCCGCCGGGCTCGCGCTCCGCGGCGGGCGGATCGTCCCCGACCTCGCGATGTCCCCGCCGCCGGCCGCGCTCGCGACCACCACGGCCGCCCTGCGCCGCAACGCCGCGCTCGGGGCCATCGGGGACGTCCTGCGCACGGTGAGCGCCCTCGCCGTCGAGGCCGCCGAGCGGCCCATCGAGACGCTGCGCTCCGGCGGCGTGGGCACGCGCGAGATGCGCCGCCTCACCGCGACGCTGCGGACCGACGCCGACGCCGCGGTGTTCGCGCTCGAGCTCGCGGCCGCGTCCAGGGTCCTGAGCCTGGACCCGGACACCTCGACGTGGCGCGCCACCGGGGCCGAGGCATGGCTCGCGCTGTCGCGGCCCGAGCAGTGGCTCGTGCTCGCGACAGTATGGCTGGACACCCCCCGGGTCGCCTCGCTGGCGATGTCCGGCGAGGGCAGCGACCAGCTTGCGCCGCTGTCCGGGGAAGGCCAGCGCTCCGACGCGCCCAGCGTCCGGCGCCGGATCCTCGAGGTGGCGGCGGCCCTCTCCCACGAGAGCGCCCAGTCCAACGGTCGCGTGCCCGTCGTGGACGCCGAGTCGATCCGCACCAGGATCGACTGGCTCCAGCCGCGGCTCGCGCGCCGGCTGCGGGGCCTGCTCGACGCGGTCCTCGCGGAAGCAGCCCTGCTCGGCGTCACCGGGTCCGGCGCCCTCACCGGCGTGGGCGAGGCCGTGCTGCGCGACGACTTCGACGCCGCCCGCGCGAGCCTCGCGGAGCTCCTGCCCGCCGGGGTCGAGAAGGTGCTGCTCCAGGCCGACCTCACCGCCGTCGCGCCCGGGTACCTCGACCCGGTCCTGGCCCGCCGGCTCGCGCTCCTCGCCGATCCCGAGGGCCGCGGCCCCGCGACCATCTACCGCTTCTCGGCCGGCAGCCTCCGCCGGGCTCTGGACGCCGGCGAGGACGCGGCCTCGATCCACGCGTTCCTCACGGAGCACGCCTCGACCGCGGTCCCGCAGCCCCTGGCCTATCTGATCGACGACACCGCCGCGCGGCACGGCCGCATCCGCGTGGGCCGGGCGGGAAGCTTCATCGCGAGCGACGACGAGGCGGCCCTCGCCGGGGTCCTCGCCGACCCCGCGGCGCGGCAGCTCGGGCTCACCCAGATCGCGCCGACGGTCCTCGTCAGCAACGCCAGCCCGCAGGAGGTCGCGGGCGTGCTGCGCGAGCTGGGCCTCTCCCCCGCCGTGGACGCCTCCCTCGACCCCGTGGTCCGGCTGCGGCGCGCCGCCGGCGCGGGCGTCCTCCCGGTGCCCGCGCCCCGGACGCCCGTCCCGGACCAGGAGGCGGTGGAGGCGCAGCTGGCGATCCTGCGGACGCAGTCCCCCGTAGGCCCGGCCGGCGACGAGGCTGCCCCGGCCATGGGCATCGAGACCCTGCAGAAGGCGATCCGCCTCAAGCGGGCGGTACGCTTGAGCATCGTCGACGCGCTGGGCAACTCGAGCATCGAGGAGCTCCGTCCGGTCTCCATCTCGGCCGGCCGGGTGCGCGTCTTCGACCCGGAGCGCGAGACGGAGCGCGTCCTCTCCGTCCACCGGATCATCGACGTCGAGCTGGCCTGA
- a CDS encoding cold-shock protein, whose product MPTGKVKFFDKAKGFGFIAGDDGQEVFLPGSAVPADAEVRTGTRLEYGVADGRRGPQALSVRVLEKLPSVARAKRMPARELAPIVQDLVSVLDNLSGQLAKGTYPEKGHTIAAALRRVADQLDA is encoded by the coding sequence GTGCCAACTGGCAAGGTCAAGTTCTTCGACAAGGCGAAGGGCTTCGGGTTCATCGCGGGCGACGATGGGCAGGAGGTCTTCCTGCCCGGTTCGGCCGTGCCCGCCGACGCAGAGGTCAGGACGGGCACCCGGCTCGAGTACGGTGTCGCGGACGGCCGGCGCGGTCCCCAGGCGCTCTCCGTGCGCGTCCTCGAGAAGCTCCCGTCGGTCGCCCGCGCCAAGCGCATGCCTGCCCGCGAGCTCGCGCCCATCGTGCAGGACCTCGTGAGCGTCCTCGACAACCTCTCCGGGCAGCTGGCCAAGGGCACGTACCCGGAGAAGGGCCACACCATCGCCGCCGCCCTGCGGCGCGTCGCCGACCAGCTCGACGCCTAG
- a CDS encoding DUF3027 domain-containing protein, which produces MAEETSRSQPAGPAGAVKRKAGVPVWRVGKPDAFLAGAVDTARSALADIARPADIGEHLAAKSEGERVVTHLFESRLPGYRGWQWFVTVARVARSKRATVNEIGLVPSEDAVLAPEWVPWSERVRPEERAAAHADAGEEAQDAGTHDGEGSPSEAGSPATEETAATAATGTAAEVAAEADAASAPEAAPEADED; this is translated from the coding sequence ATGGCCGAGGAAACCTCCCGTTCCCAGCCCGCCGGACCGGCCGGCGCCGTGAAGCGCAAGGCGGGCGTGCCGGTGTGGCGCGTCGGCAAGCCGGACGCGTTCCTGGCCGGCGCGGTGGACACCGCCCGGTCGGCGCTCGCCGACATCGCGCGCCCCGCGGACATCGGCGAGCACCTCGCGGCCAAGAGCGAGGGCGAGCGCGTGGTCACGCACCTCTTCGAGTCCCGCCTCCCCGGGTACCGCGGCTGGCAGTGGTTCGTCACCGTGGCCCGGGTGGCCCGCTCCAAGAGGGCCACGGTGAACGAGATCGGCCTTGTGCCCTCCGAGGACGCCGTCCTCGCCCCCGAGTGGGTGCCCTGGTCGGAGCGCGTCCGCCCCGAGGAGCGCGCCGCGGCCCACGCCGACGCGGGCGAGGAAGCGCAGGATGCCGGGACGCACGACGGCGAGGGCTCGCCGTCCGAGGCTGGCTCGCCGGCGACGGAGGAGACTGCTGCGACGGCGGCGACCGGCACGGCGGCGGAGGTCGCTGCGGAGGCGGACGCTGCCTCCGCCCCAGAGGCCGCTCCGGAGGCCGACGAGGACTGA
- the serC gene encoding phosphoserine transaminase: MSDTSQLQIPAELLPADGRFGAGPSKVRKEQVDAIAAAGSTLLGTSHRQAPVKNLVGSVREGLKEFFAAPEGYEVILGVGGSTAFWDVASFGLVRSKAQHLSFGEFGSKFAKATDKAPFLEASSIITSEPGTRPAPRAEAGVDVYAWPQNETSTGVAAPVQRVEGADPGSLVVIDATSAAGGLAVDVSQSDVYYFAPQKNFASDGGLWLALFSPAALERAEEIKASGRWIPDFLDLKTAIDNSKLNQTYNTPSLTTLVGLNAQIEWLNAQGGLEWAAARTADSAGRVYGWAEASDFATPFVADPADRSNVIATIDFDDSVDAAQVAKVLRANGIVDTEPYRKLGRNQLRIATFVAIEPDDVTKLTQAIDYVVAQLRG, translated from the coding sequence GTGAGCGATACCAGCCAGCTTCAGATCCCCGCCGAGCTCCTGCCGGCGGACGGCCGCTTCGGGGCGGGCCCGTCCAAGGTCCGCAAGGAGCAGGTCGACGCGATCGCCGCGGCGGGCTCGACACTCCTCGGCACCTCGCACCGCCAGGCCCCCGTGAAGAACCTCGTGGGGAGCGTCCGCGAAGGCCTCAAGGAGTTCTTCGCCGCGCCGGAGGGCTACGAAGTCATCCTCGGCGTCGGCGGCTCCACCGCGTTCTGGGACGTCGCATCCTTCGGGCTCGTGCGCTCCAAGGCCCAGCACCTCTCCTTCGGCGAGTTCGGGTCCAAGTTCGCCAAGGCCACGGACAAGGCGCCGTTCCTCGAGGCTTCCTCGATCATCACCTCCGAGCCAGGGACGCGGCCGGCCCCGCGCGCCGAGGCCGGCGTGGACGTGTACGCGTGGCCCCAGAACGAGACCTCGACCGGTGTGGCTGCCCCCGTGCAGCGGGTCGAGGGCGCCGACCCGGGCTCGCTCGTGGTCATCGACGCGACCAGTGCTGCCGGCGGCCTCGCCGTCGACGTCTCCCAGAGCGACGTGTACTACTTCGCCCCGCAGAAGAACTTCGCGTCCGACGGCGGCCTCTGGCTCGCGCTGTTCTCCCCCGCCGCGCTCGAGCGCGCCGAGGAGATCAAGGCCTCCGGCCGCTGGATCCCGGACTTCCTGGACCTCAAGACCGCGATCGACAACTCGAAGCTCAACCAGACGTACAACACGCCGAGCCTCACGACCCTCGTGGGCCTCAACGCCCAGATCGAGTGGCTCAACGCCCAGGGCGGCCTTGAGTGGGCCGCCGCGCGGACGGCCGACTCGGCCGGACGGGTGTATGGCTGGGCCGAGGCCTCGGACTTCGCGACGCCGTTCGTCGCAGATCCGGCCGACCGCTCCAACGTCATCGCGACGATCGACTTCGACGACTCGGTGGACGCCGCCCAGGTGGCCAAGGTCCTGCGCGCCAACGGGATCGTGGACACGGAGCCGTACCGCAAGCTCGGCCGCAACCAGCTGCGCATCGCCACGTTCGTGGCGATCGAGCCGGACGACGTCACGAAGCTCACGCAGGCGATCGACTACGTCGTCGCCCAGCTCCGGGGCTGA